The Oscarella lobularis chromosome 8, ooOscLobu1.1, whole genome shotgun sequence nucleotide sequence GATGCCCCATCGATTGAATACTCTTTCAATGGGGGGCCTCAGGAGAAGGGGCCTCTGTTTGTTAGGCCTGCAAAAGAGCAGACTCATTTAAAAGTCACTCACCAAACGTTGCGTCCCGAGGAGACGATGCGCGACGgagcagacgacgacgacgacgacgacgacgacgacgatgtcgacggcggcggtcgcGATAAGCATTCCTATTCCCAATCGTCCCTGTCGGTCGTCGACGCAACGGGACGCGTTCTGATCGATCCGACGTTGAGCCACGTCAAATTGGAGAAAAATTTAGTCGTCCAGTCAAGCGCTGTGTCACctgaagatgatgacgtgGCGACAGAAGTCAGGGAATTAGAAGACGACGCTCTTTGTCCCCTAGAAACAGACGAACAGAGTGACCAAAACGAAGATCAGATAACCGTAGAGCCTTTGCAGATTTCAAAACCTCGTCCCCCTCCGCTCAGTCCGCTAAAAATCAAACCGTCGTTATCAGCAACTTCTCTGGCAGAACTCACAAAAAAAATAGGTACGGCATCGCAGCCAGCGTGATATAGACGAACTTATTCTCCTAGGTGTACTTCTTTCGCCTGGTGGCCGACGCTCTCGTCCGCCGCCTCCGTACGAATCGCATCATCGCCACTCGAAACTGGCCCAATACAGTCGTCCTTGTCCTCCCTACGGCGTAAATGTTatgaaatcgtcgttgacgctctccccgacgccgtcgcagtcgagtctagcgacgacgacgacagtgcCGGACGAAGACaattcgatgacgacgccacTTCACCGAGCCGCAAGGCATCGATCACGTTTCGAATTCTATAGCAAAGGGAAgacttgaatttttttcaggttgggcgacgctcgtcgacttGACGCGTTGATTCGAGAAGGAGCGGATCTCAACGCTCGGGACAAGAACGGACGAACTCCGCTGATGTATTggtgagagaaagagaagcgattatatttctaaaaaatacaCATTTCGTGTATTTagtctcgtcgaaaagggCGTTCACCTCCAGTGTGCCGGCCTCCTCGTTCGATCCGGATGCTCGGTAAACGAGCAAGACAACGGCGGCTCGACGGCGCTGCACGAGGCCGCTTACACGTCCGCATTGCCACTTCTGCAGCTGCTCCTTCATCATCGAGCCGATTCTCGAATccgagacggcgacgggcgaCTCGCCGTTCATTGGGCGAGTTGCCACGAATCTCGTCGCGCTCTCGCCACGCTGTTGCAGATCTCCGGAgcgcgcggcggcgacgcgaatgcgacggacgaaaacggcgtcacGCCGCTCATGCTCGCCGCCTATTTCGATCGGCCCGCCAACGTGGCGGAGTTGCTCGAGAACGGCGCCGATCCCGAGGAGAAGGACAACAGCGGAAGAACGGCGATGCACTGGTTTTGCGCTTCTAGGGGATCTTTCCACGGTGAAGAcgtctctctgtctctctcttttttttcagggctGTGCATAAGACGAGTGCGGGCAGCTTGAAATTGCTTCTGAAACACGACAGAACGTTTTTCAAAGACAGAAAGGTGAGCGCGTGCGGTGCTCCCTTGTGCTCCACTGGGATGATTCATTCGCGTCCTGTAGGGAATGACTGTGCTTCATATGGCCGCTGAAATGGGATCGATGCCGGCGTGCGAGTtgattcttcgtcttcgtccggATAGCGTAAACGATGCCGACAAGGAGGTTGATAAAATTTAAACAAAAAGTGATGCATAGTATCAAATCTACTTCTCTTTGTGCTCAGGGTCGGACGCCGCTTCATTGGGCAGCTGTCACCAGTCGCATTGACGTGTGCGCTTTTCTACTGGATcgcggcgccgacgccgcgcAGCGAGACGATCACGGCTTGACGGCGCTCGACTACGCTCGACTGAAGAAGCTAAGGTACGCCGAAGCTCTTCTCACTTGCCACGACAAGGCGCTGGCCGAGTACGCCAAGAGCCGAAGGTGATATCCTAGAAGACATTATGTATGAGACGTTTTCTCTAAGCATTCTTTCTAGCATGCAGTCGTATCTTTATGCTTCCAAGACGTCCAGTCTTGCCAGCAGTGTCGTATCGGTGCAATCggcaaatgacgacgatgacgtcggcgacgacgaatcgacaatgatgacgatgCTCGTTCACGGTAGCTGGCTGGGAAAGTTTACCAATGATTGCAAAGGCAAGTGAAATAGCCGGGCTTGGATTTCCAGTAAATTGAATCAGATATTTCAGGtcccgtcgtcgatcgattcttctttctcgatATGGTTACGGGAAAAGTGTGCTGGACGAAAAGGCCGCTCGATCGGCACCGCTCGGCTCTCGTCAATACAATGCACCTCATCGAAGTGCATCCCGGACCGAGCGAGGAGCTTCGGCGGCGGGTCGACTTTTCGCCGAACGGTCGCGACAAGTACGCCTTTCACGTGAcgggcgtcggcgacgatcgtttggACTTGCTCGCTCATTCTGATGCGCTCTACAGCACGTGGATGAACGGACTCGAACGGTTTCTCCTATTCGGCGCCGTTGGCATCAGCTCGAACTTGACtgctgaaaaagaagcgtGGGCGAACGATAATTCGATAGCTTTACCTTTTCCAGATCAAAGCTCGgtgaaagagacgtcgtttcggaCGAAGAATAAGGTTGTACCTGTTAGCTAGCAAGAAAATGTTCTGTCGGTTAACTTAACTAAATTAACTTTTTGACGCGTCATCTCTTGTTCAGTAGTATTACGCATAATTTTAATAAAGCCTTTGGTGCACGTTTTTAATATCTACGTGCTTATTTAGGAAAGTGATAGCGTTAGAGTTAGAGTCAGAGTCAGTCTAAAGGTTAACTATTactatgtatgtatgtatttGTGTATGTAAACGGCTTGTGGACACGTACTGATGCGTCACCTTTCACAActctttttgttttgagCTGAAATTCGACGCAGGTACTCCAGTCGCGCTCGAATTGAGCACTTCTAAAAGAGCGTCATGAATAAATGTATATTGAGCCTACAACATAGCATAATGATATCTATAGGTGCTTTGAAGTCCTGTCTCCTCTGACCTCGTTGTGCACCATAAGATTTCTCTGCTGCCTCATGCGCAATACCACTCCAAAGATATCCAATTTAGTGTCTCTATCTACCCACTGCAGCGACTGGTCAATCGCGATAAACGTACCGGTTCGCCCAACTCCCGCACTAGAAACTCGACGTTAtactaataaataataaataacgtTCTCTTCTAGACCTGCAGTGAACGACCATTGGCCCGTCTTCAGGCTTAACGTTCGCACGAACTTCACGCACAAATGACAGAAGAGGTGTCGACTGTTCGGGTACGCCGTGATCGggccaaagaagaaagtgatACTGCTTGACAACTCGAACTTCATCTTCTCTAAGAACCTGCAAAAATGCGTTAACAAGCATGTATCTATTCGCTTTGTTACGCGCTTGACCTCAAACGTTCGCACAACGTACGTTGGCAGGTTGCCTGAGTCTTCCGTCAAAAATTTGACAGAAACGTTGTCGTACCAGACCTGTCCCTTATCTGGCCAGTATTGATCGCACTTGACCTGGACAAAGACAGAGACACTAGTACGTAAACAAAACACATAGTCACGATCACCATTCCACCCTCATTCAGACTCGTCACCATGACAATGATGTGCACGTCCGCCTCCCAAACCATTTGCCAGAAATCGTTCATCGTAGCAGGGGTTGGCCctgcgagagagaaaaaattgaaaacaaAGCACATCAATGAAAACAACAAACCCTGAGTGGCAATATATTCTTTTTCACTGTTGTATCCCTAgcacaaagaaaattaaacTAAATCTCATTTGAATAATTTTTGGCTCACGTCAATATAGTTAGCGTTGATGTAGTCGGAGCTATCAACTCGAGAAGAGAGTCGAAAGCGCGAGTGATCATCTGAGAAAAGaatattgattaattattaattaaattaattaatcaattaattaaaaccacGAATCCTCACATGCGTTCACTTTCCCGTGATAGCGATTCTTTTccgcgttcgcgtcgctgGCAACGGCGGGATAGCGCTTTGCGTTTCGAATTAGCTGCGCGCGAGAATTGAAAAGGTTTGTCTATAGCATCCGATTTTCCTCTACTTCGTGTTCTTTGCTGAAACCGAAGTCGCCGTTCGCGTGCATCTTGGCGACGTGCTCGGGAAAGTCTCTGAGAGAAATGGCACTCGTTGGCGGACTCCACGGCTGGACTGGAGAAAACAATGAGTTGGAGTGGGCTGCGCTCCTCCTACAAGTCGAACCCTTAGTCGTCGCTATACTGACGAATAGAACGAGCGAaacggcaacgtcgacgacgacttgagGCATgacttgacgacgaaatgacTCGCAGAAGGGCATCCGCTTGCTATTTACCGACGAGAATCGGGACTCGGGACTTCGGGTAAGGATGCGAGACTCGGGGACTTCGAGACTAAGGACTCGGGGATTTTATTTgccgagaaaagaaagttgCGTGTTGCCACGTGGCACGGCTGCGCGTGAACACGCGATTTTACCAAACTAAATATTTATATTCATAGTTAATTGCTGGCGCAATTCTCTGGCATGAGGAACGGTACAAAAGCAGTAGTCTACATTCATGCTGGACACGAACTAATTCGTAAAAACGCGGTGTAGCGTCCTTCTCACTTGAAATTAGAATAAGGATCAAAAGTGTCCACATACTCAACAAGGGTTGTGTAGAGAAACTCATACTGGCCCTATTAGAGAACATGAACGCCCAAAGACAAAACGCTCCAAACTCATACGCACCTGATTTTGAATCATGAAGGGTCTCTGACTTCGCAGAGCCCTTACAGTTTGCAAAACGTCAACGACGCCTTCGGCCTTCATACGCTTGACCATTGAACTCAAAGCACAATAAACAGCCGTCCTTCCGACACCATAACTGAAAGCGGGTATTAGAGGACAAACTCAACTTGTGACGACACTTACTCGCAGTGAACGACGATTGGTCCTTCCGGCGCGGTCTGCTGCCAAGCATTGACTTGCTTTATCAGGTCAAGCAATGCaagcgaaacgtcgacgtccggtACTGTGTCGGCGGGCCATACTTGCAGTTGAAAATGACGTACTGTTCTCGTATAGTCGTACTGGAGAAAAATAtctcattaattaagatttcTTCATCCGTATCGATAGCGTACTCCGGTCGACGATAGGTTGAAGTCTCGTTGACTGTACGTGCCGTATTCCTGTGATGAGAGGAGGTCGACTCGATAGTTGGAAAACGATGCGCCTTTCTTAGCTGGCCAGTACCTCAGCTAAAAGATTTCCCCACAAACTCTATCATTTATACAGAATCATCGTTCCATCTCTCATACCTGGCCTTCTTCGTCCAATGTGCTCAGCATGACAATAGTAGAAGATCCGTATTCCCATATCATTCGCCAGAAATCGTCCATTGTCACCGCAAGTGGCGCCTGCGTTGCAATGAACGCATTCAATGCCCCGTAGTCCTGCACACacaaaaaagataaaataaaTCTGATTCGCTCCTTTCTACTAACGTTAATAAAGCTAGCATTGATATAGTCCGTGCCGTCTACACCGGGAGTTCGTCTCAATATCACGCGAGACTTTTCCACTAGGAGAACCATTTAcacaaaaaattttcaaatgTCACCTGTTGTCCACTCACTGGGAAGTACGTCCAtatttcgatttttagcCCGATTCACCTCCCGGGCCCCAGCACAGTAAAGAAGAGGAGGTGAAGCATCCTTTTGCAGTCTCTAATAATTATAAGAGTACATAGAAGGTTCCTTTGTGAGAGTTCTTCTGTAGTGCTCCTTACTTCGTACTCCTCTGTAAGTCCAGTAAATCCCGTCGCATCACTCTTCAATTTTAACTTTTTATACGTTTCGGTCAAACTCATTGCGGGTATCTCGGTCACGCCAAAATTTATTGCCTCCAAAAGCGCGTCGTGAATAAAAATATATTGAGCCTACACCAAAAAAATAGAGACGAgacgtcgctttcctttctctaTGCGCTCACCTCGGTCTGCACCATGAGATTTCGCTGACGTCTCATGCGCGACACCAATCCATAAATATCCAATTTCATGTCCTTTTCCATCGACTGCAAGGACAGATCAATTGCAATAAACGTACCAGTTCGCCCAACGCCCGCACTAGAAGCGTCACAATAAAGAAAGattgtcgacgtcacgcgaCTCCTTCTACCTGCAATGGACGACAATGGGCCCGTCATCGGGCTGGACGTTGTCGCGAATCTTGCGTATAAACGACAGAAGAGGCGCCGCCTGCTCAGGAACGCCGTGATCCGGCCAAACGACGAAGTGATACTGCTTGATAGTGCGAGCGCAAGCTTCATCCGATTCTTCACCAAGCTGCAGGTAAGCATTACATCAAAGTTCACCAATATCTATTTCTATGTATAGATAGGAACGGACATTGGCTGGGACTATAATCGTTCAACGTTCCCGAGGGTCCTCGGGCTTCATTCCCATAATAACGATATGCTCTACGTACCCGTTTGGCTTTGAACGTTCGCACAACGTAAGTTGATAGATCTGCGGtgtctttcgcttcgacgtaAACGTCCCCGTACTGGGCTTGACCTTCGTCGGGCCAATATTGATCGCATTTGACCTGCGAAAGAGatgcaataaaaaaaagacgaaattttTCCTAAAGAGTTTCGACGAACTCGTCCGCGTTCTTTCAAATTCGTCACCATGACAACGATGCGCGTGTTCGCTTCCCAAATCATTCGCCAGAAATCGTTCACGGTGACGGGAACGGGTCCTGCGGGAAGCgattaaaaaaaaacaaatacgacgaaaagatcaacagaaaacaaaccCTGAGCGGCAATGTATTCCCTCTCGCCGCTGTATCCCTACGACAACGCCCGTAACAAAAAGAAACCGCGACCGCTCTCTTTCGTCACTCACGTCAATGTAGTTGGCGTTGATGTAGTCGGAACCGTTGACCTCTTCAATGGGCGTTAGTCTGAAGCGCGAATGATCGTCTAGGCGGAAAAGAGAATGAGTGCGAAGATTCTTTTCCTCCCTCGCTTATCCTACATGCGTTCACGTTCCCATAGCGATTCTTAGCCTCGTTTGCCGGAAGGGCGCTGGCGACTGTCGCGTAGCGCTTCTCTTCGTTCCGAATTCGCTGCGACGCGGAGAAGTAAAAAAGAATGAAGATGAGCTCTTTATAAATCTTCTGTGCCTACGTCGTATTCTTCGCTGAAACCGATGTCGCTGTGCATGTGCATCTCGGCGACGTGATCGGGGAATTCGTCGAGGGAAACGCCGCGCATCGTCGGAGTCGAGCCGGTCGGCGTTGGAGGCAGGactgaaagaaaataaacgAGTCGTAGTAGAATGAATAAAGCCGGCGGCGTTTGCattccccccccccccaacTCACTTCCATCGAGAAGTATCGCGCCTTCGGCGTGCGGATTTGCCGTCGTAAGGCCGAGAGGCGGCAAgcggcgcgacgtcgcgctcccattcgttcgtttcgacgcttgcgatcgttttctaCGAAGAGCGAACCGAACGGTGACCTGACCAGAACGACTTTAAAGACAACGTGACTCACTTCCACAGCGGGCCGACCTGATTCTTTTTCATGAGAACGAgcatgacggcgacgatggcgacgacgaggacgacggtgacgacgacggcggcggcgatcgcACCGGCCGATGTACCGGGCTTTGCTGCTTCGTcggtcggcgtcggcgatgGAGACGACTTGGTCGGCGATGGAGACGACTCGGTCGGCGATGGAGACGACTCGGTCGGCGATGGAGACGACTCGGTCGGCGATGGAGACGACTCGGTCGGCGATGGAGACGACTCGGTCGGCGATGGAGACGACTTGGTCGGCGATGGAGTCGGAGCTGGAGAAGTGTGAACTACGCAGAAGACCCGCGGTTAGAGCAATAAGGAAGGCACCCTTATCCCCTCCCCGGATGCTTACCGATAGGAAGATTGATTGGTTCAGAGGGGTCGCTGTCTGTAAACAGTTGTGACTGGAACAGAAAGTCAGACGCGTTAAGTTGCTGCTAAGCGAGTTTGCGGCATAGGCGGTCGAGGCGAGATTCTTCGGAATCTGCACCTTTAGACCTTGCGGTTTGGGGGGCCGGGGTTCAATCTTTTTTGCATTCGAATATAACGACAAATGAccttctttgatttgaaacaGAGACTGGCGACTCGTAAGAGAGGATTTTACGGAATTTTTCAACGCACAAAGAAGGCCGTTTTACACATTGAAACTTAGAGCTTGTAGTCGCATTTGGTGCACGGGGTCCCTCTCCTCTCCTCCCCCTACGTCTTTTGCCCCTGCTCACCTGCCCTGATGGTGTCTGAGTGAAAACTCTCACAATCACCCGATATTCAACGCCTCGCATAAGAGGCACGTTGCGGTAAATGGTGCCGTTAAACGACGTGTTCGTGTTGTTGCCGAGGACAAATGATGACGGAGGCTGAGCATAAACGGCAGCCACGTAGGCGGCCTTAGGTGAGTGCGCTTCGTCGTATGAAAAAGATGAATTCGGTAAAGTGGCGTTTCCCGTAGCAACCCATATCTCATATCGCCTGTTAATaaacaaaaataataaataactaAAATTAAATCTCGTCGTATAGTACCCGATTGGACCATTTGCATCGTTAGGCAATGGAAGAGTCACAACGGCGGATCCGTTGTTTACTTTCGGTGCATTTGGTTGGACGGGAGCTAgacaacgacgtcaatcaGTTTCCTCTCCCCGTCTGCCTTTTGTATTACCATCCACTTCCGTTGTAACTTCTTGTTTGTTCGATGGTTCGCTGAATTGTCgcacgccgtcttcgtcgatgttgAAAGCTTTCATCACTACAACGTACTTTGTGTTCGGCAAAAGACGGACTAGTGTCGTCTTATTGACAGGATATGATTCATTGGATTCGTTTAACTTAAAGTCACTGCTATTCCACAACTTGATCTGATAGTGCAAACGATCAAGCGGCCCGTTCACTACACTGGGCATCGTCCAAGTGACGATAATGCTAGATGGTCCACTAGCAGTGACACTGAATAGCGGAGTGCTTGGTGCTACATTGGAGACATTTATCgagaattaattttatacAAAGGACTTTCTACCTCCAATCTTCGTTGTTACGTTGATAGGCATACTAGGTGAACCGAAGCCGTGTTTTGTGCCTGTTGCTATGGTAACCGAGTATTGCGTAAACGGTCGAAGATTCTTGACCATGTAGTTTGACACTTGTCCATTGGTTCGACTACAGGTTGTCACATTGTAGCAAACACTGTAGTTGGTGATGGGAGAGTGGTGCTCCGGTAAAACGGGTTCCGTCCAATTGACAACAAATGATACTTGAGTTCTATTAAACGCACTGATGTTCGTTGGAGGATCTAACggcaagacaaaaaaatcaacaattAGAAGATGGAATGCAGACATTAATTAAGCACCGTTTGAATCCGTTGTAAACGTGATATTACTGAAGTTGCTCGCAGTTTGATTTTCGCCCGTCTTATTATAAACGGCCTTCACCCTTACTTCATACGTTGTGGCTGGGTTAAGGTTTCCTCCAGCAAAGTTTAGAGCTGAACTATTTCCTGTATGCCTAGTCCcgtttctgacgtcgaagtATTCAACCATGTAGCTGAGCACATTATAGCCTCCTAGTTGATCAGTAGGCGGcttctatataaaaaaaagagcatATAAAAACAATAGAAAATTCAATCAAAAGTGCCCACCGTCCACTCGATAGAAAAAGTCGTTAGTCCCTTTTCAACTAAAGTAAGATTACCAGGCGGCGGAAAatcgaaaggcgacgaagtCGGCGTCGGAGTAAGAGTAGGAGACAACGTCGGTGTCGGCGTCGGAAtaagaaaagacgacgtcgggGGCGTCATCGCGGCAAAATGCGTCGGCTCGGGAACGACGACAGACGTCACGACGGAAGAGAACATAGGCGAATTGGTCATCGCCATCGTCATTTCGACGTACGATGCCGTCCCGGAAGCACTTGACGTCCGATTTGGTTCGTTTATTGTCGCAGAAGGCGTGATCGTAGCATTTAGAGTgggagacggcgacgctgTCGAATTCGAAGTCGGTGTCGCGGTCGAGTTCggtgtcgccgtcgaattcgaactcggtgtcgccgtcgaattcgaactcggtgtcgccgtcgaattcgaactcggtgtcgccgtcgaattcgaactcggtgtcgccgtcgaattcgaactcggtgtcgccgtcgaattcgaactcggtgtcgccgtcgaattcgaactcggtgtcgccgtcgaattcgaactcggtgtcgccgtcgaattcgaactcggtggcgccgtcgaattcgaagtcGGTGGCGAGGTCGGTGTAGCGTTCGAAATCGGCGGGGAGGTCGCGGTCGTGTTCGGCGCCGTCGGGTTCTCTCCCGTTCCTGCGAACGCGAGGAAGAAAAATACAGCCGTTTGTTGCTCGGACGGTAACTCCCACTCGATCGCCCCTTTCGCTTGGGGCGTTGCCCTGCCCTTTCGACTCTCCTCGGTTTGTTTTCCTCCGAGAGAGGACcctttttttcgcgtcgcgacTCGTTGGACACGTGTACGTTTTTTCTTGTGGTGATGCATGATTTGCGAGCGACTAAACCGAATTTGCGCCGGATGCGCGAGACTCGAGAGGGCAGAGGGCAGATCGCGTAATAAGAGCTaaagacggcgaaacgaacCGATCGAGGAATTTCGATCGCTTCCCATCACGCATCTCGCATCTCGATCTATCGCCTGGTCCCACAGTACTACTGACCTTGAGCTGCTGCGATCGAAGTGAGGACTATTAGCGCCGACAggacgacgagcgagaaGGCCATTCTACGGTGACGAGTCGAAGGAGCCAGAATCGGCGCCAAGTGACTCTTGAATGCTGCGTTAGACGGAGAGATGTAAGGCAAAGCTGTCGAAGGGCCGCGCGTACTGTACGTGACGAGAGCTAAGTATAacgagtgacgtcatgaagAGATTCCATGGTTGCAGAACATCACGTGAAAAATGTTATTGCTATCGattttttataaagaaaaatatttctctGACTCGTAAATTTTACTTCTTCCCTTGCTC carries:
- the LOC136190164 gene encoding uncharacterized protein, producing MASFADDPRVVVSLSRARKALSEHQAWMQQRQSGAFALPGSTSDAKIDEGDDLDVSSFMDKSLSLISPKKPTPNRSVPGRKSGIRVIMPPPSHAPPKKNWKSVLRPKIKPIIEEKETVELKPKHTAAWEDPNESSTKSHTIVEVKPIARKEEEDDVDEEEEEKEQDIAKESKHETDPTSLQDDAPSIEYSFNGGPQEKGPLFVRPAKEQTHLKVTHQTLRPEETMRDGADDDDDDDDDDDVDGGGRDKHSYSQSSLSVVDATGRVLIDPTLSHVKLEKNLVVQSSAVSPEDDDVATEVRELEDDALCPLETDEQSDQNEDQITVEPLQISKPRPPPLSPLKIKPSLSATSLAELTKKIGVLLSPGGRRSRPPPPYESHHRHSKLAQYSRPCPPYGVNVMKSSLTLSPTPSQSSLATTTTVPDEDNSMTTPLHRAARLGDARRLDALIREGADLNARDKNGRTPLMYCLVEKGVHLQCAGLLVRSGCSVNEQDNGGSTALHEAAYTSALPLLQLLLHHRADSRIRDGDGRLAVHWASCHESRRALATLLQISGARGGDANATDENGVTPLMLAAYFDRPANVAELLENGADPEEKDNSGRTAMHWAVHKTSAGSLKLLLKHDRTFFKDRKGMTVLHMAAEMGSMPACELILRLRPDSVNDADKEGRTPLHWAAVTSRIDVCAFLLDRGADAAQRDDHGLTALDYARLKKLRYAEALLTCHDKALAEYAKSRSMQSYLYASKTSSLASSVVSVQSANDDDDVGDDESTMMTMLVHGSWLGKFTNDCKGPVVDRFFFLDMVTGKVCWTKRPLDRHRSALVNTMHLIEVHPGPSEELRRRVDFSPNGRDKYAFHVTGVGDDRLDLLAHSDALYSTWMNGLERFLLFGAVGISSNLTAEKEAWANDNSIALPFPDQSSVKETSFRTKNKVVPVS
- the LOC136190179 gene encoding receptor-type tyrosine-protein phosphatase S-like; this encodes MPFCESFRRQVMPQVVVDVAVSLVLFVSIATTKVQPWSPPTSAISLRDFPEHVAKMHANGDFGFSKEHELIRNAKRYPAVASDANAEKNRYHGKVNAYDHSRFRLSSRVDSSDYINANYIDGYNSEKEYIATQGPTPATMNDFWQMVWEADVHIIVMVTSLNEGGMVKCDQYWPDKGQVWYDNVSVKFLTEDSGNLPTYVVRTFEVLREDEVRVVKQYHFLLWPDHGVPEQSTPLLSFVREVRANVKPEDGPMVVHCSAGVGRTGTFIAIDQSLQWVDRDTKLDIFGVVLRMRQQRNLMVHNEAQYTFIHDALLEVLNSSATGVPASNFSSKQKEL